Below is a window of Candidatus Neomarinimicrobiota bacterium DNA.
CGGACCGAATTTTGGAAGGAGCGGGCAAAACGCTTCAGGAACTCCAGACGGAATTGGACGCCGGAGGGGACCCCGTTTCTCAGACCCTCCATGATCGATACATTCGTTTTACCCTTGATGTGGAAAAGGAGACTCTCGTGACCCAGAATGTCGCTGGATATTCCCCGGGAAACGATCCCAAAGCGGGTGGTGAGATGATCATCATATCCGCTCATTATGATCATCTGGGTGTAGACGAACAAGGAACCATCTCGTATGGCGCCGATGATAACGGAACGGGAACGAGCGTCCTCCTGGAGGTTGCGGAGGCGGTAGCGACAAATCCGGAATTGCCAAGGAGGGGATATCTGTTCCTCGCTGTCTCCGGCGAAGAGAAGGGGTTACTAGGCTCCCAATACTATGTAGGACACCCTCTTATGTCCCTGGAAAGCACCGTGGCGAACCTAAACATCGATATGGTGGGCCGGAATGCACCTGACAGCATTTATGTCATCGGCTCGAATATGATGAGCGAAGACCTCCATCGAATAAACGAATTCGCCGCCACCAAGGTCAAGGAACTTCATCTCAATTACCGGTATAACTCTCTGGATGATCCCAACCGGTTCTATTACCGGAGTGACCACTATAATTTCGCAAAAAATGACATCCCGGTGATTTTTTATTTTTCCGGGGTGCATAAAGACTATCATAAGCCGACGGACACCGTCGACAAAATCAATTTCGAAAAGCTGGACAAAGTGGCCCGGCTGGTCTTCCTCACAGGATGGGGCGTCACACAAAACATCACGCGGCCGAGAAAGAATGCCGGCCAATATCCCGAGCTTCCGGATAAGATTATGTTCTAGACAAAGAGACAGAGAGACGAGGTGAAGGGGCGAAGAAGGACAAAGTAGACCTGGTAACCGAGATAAGATCAGACAGGGATCTGCATGTATACGCGCTGGCCTTTGATGTGGCTATGGAAATCTTTGAGATCACGAGCGAATTTCCTGTAGAAGAAAGATGTTCCTTGATAGACGAAATTCGCAGATCCTCTCGTTCCGCGTGTTCCAACACGGCGGAAGCGTACCGCAAGCGGAAGATATAAGGCTGCATTCATTGCAAAACTGAGCGATGCAGAATCCGAAGCGGCCGGGACTCAGGTGTGGGTCGAATTCGCCCTCAAATGCAGATATATAACGGAGAACGCCGCCAACAAGATCTACAAACAGTACGACAACAGTATTGGTAAGCTGGTCACCATGATTAATAATCCCAAGAAGTGGATATTGAAGGTATAGCTCCCAGTCTCCCTCTCTCCCATTCCCCTGGTCTCCCAGTCATCAACTTCCAGTTCAACCAACAACTTCCTTAAACACTCGCTTGAAGTTTTCCCCGAGAATCTTGCGAACATCACTCTTGGAATAGCCCCGATCCAGAAGTTTCTCTGTAATCGCGGGAAACTTCGTACAGTCTTCCAATCCCTGAGGGGGGACGGAAATGCCGTCAAAATCCGATCCAAGCCCCACATGGTCCGCACCGGTAAGCCGGACGATGTGGTCGATGTGGTCTATGAGAATGTCAATGGGCGGTGCCACTTTGGCGAGTGGTTCTTCAAGCACCTCTATGCGGGCTCCCCAGAAGTCATCTGAATCCTCATCATAAAGAGCTCTGAGGGAATCCAGTTCATTCGCGTAATCCTCTTCCACTTGATCCGCTCGTGCAGAGAACGTGCTGTCAATAAAGCTCGGGTAGAAATTGACAAATACGACCCCACCATTTTCCTTCACAGCGAGGAGCTGATCGTCCTTCAGATTCCGGTAGTGAGGACAGAGGGCGTAGGCGGAAGAATGGGAGGCGATTACCGGCTTTGACGTTGTTTGCATGATGTCCCAGAAGGTCCGTTCCCCCACATGTGAGACATCCACAATTACCCCCAGGTCATTGCAAGTCTGGACAATCTCGCGCCCAAAATCCGTCAAACCGAGAAAAGGGAGGTCCTCCTCCTCCGCCTCATCCCTGGCAGAAGTGGCCCACGTGGTGGAATTGTTCCAGGTGAGTGTGAGATATCGCATGCCCCGGTTGAATAGGTGTTCCAGGTTTTCAAGACTATTCTCAATATGATGGCCTCCTTCCACACCGATAACGGCCGCCAGTTTTCCCGTCTCCTCGATTGCCAATAGGTCATCGTATGTTTTTGCCATTTCAAATTTCCCCGGCGCTTTCCCCTCAAGTTCATACAGGGCATCAATCTCGGCATTCGCCTGCTCAAAAGAACTATCCAGGGGGAAGAAAGAGGGGTTGATCCAGACGGAGAAAACCTGGACATCCACTCCCCCCGCCAGTAGCCTGGGAATATCCGAATGACCCGATGATGTCCACTGCGTAATGTCTTCGCCCCTCATCACACGGAGAAGAACGTCGTTATGGGTGTCTGCCACATATGCCCGGTCATGGAAATCCTGTACCGATTCGGTGCAGGCCAAGAATGCGCATAAGGACAAGAAAACTGGCGTGACCGTCCTTTTCATGACATGCTTCCTCCCTTTTCTAATGCCAGATCTTCTCGGAATTATCTCTGTCAAATTCTCATCTCAACGGGTTTGCCACCATCTATTTACGGAGTCGGGGAAACAATCCCTCTAGACGGGCTCAAACTTTGCGGTGAAATGCCTCAGGAACTTCGCCTGCTCCACAATGCGAAAACCTCTGAGCTGTTCCCGTTTTTCCCAGACGCGTTTACACGCTTCAATCACATAATCGATATGGCTTTGTGTATACACTCTTCGGGGAATAGCGAGTCTCACCAGTTCCATCTCCGCTGGCGTTTCCTCTCCCGTCTTAGGGTCCACCTTCCCGAACATCACCGAACCGATCTCCCCTGTCCGTATTCCACCCACCCGATACAGTTCAACCACCAGAGCTTCTCCGGGATATTCCAGGGAAGGAATGTGAGGTAAACTCGCTTTTGCATCGATATAGATCGCATGGGCGCCGGGCGGCTGGACGATAGGGAAGCCCGACTCTTCCAGAAACTTCCCGAGATACTGTGTTTCCGCAACCCGGTAAATAAGATATTCTTCACGGAGGACTTCTTTGAGTCCCACGGCAACGGCTTCCAGATCCCTTCCTGCCAGTCCCCCATAGGTGGGGAAGCCCTCTGTCAGGATGAGAAGATTTCTCTCCTCGCGGGCAAGATGGTCACTATTGGTGCACAGAAAGCCACCAATATTTGCCAGGCCGTCCTTCTTCGCGCTCATGGTACAGCCCTCTCCGTAGCTCATCATTTCTCGGACGATTTCCCAGACAGGCTTATTCCCATATCCCCTTTCGCGAAGCTTAATCAGGTAAGCATTCTCAGCGAATCTGCAGGCATCAAAATAAAGGGGAATATCATGCCTGGAAAGAATCTCCTTAACGTTGCGAATATTCTCCATCGATACTGGTTGTCCCCCACCTGAGTTGTTCGTAACCGTCAGCATGCAGAGGGGAATCTTTTCTCTCCCTACCTTTTTAATCAATGATTCCAGCTTATCCACGTCCATGTTTCCCTTGAACGGATATGGGTTCTGAGGATCCTTCCCTTCGTCAATGACCAAATCTTCGGCGATGGCACCCCTGAATTCGATATTGGCCCGGGTAGTGTCGAAATGTGAATTATTGGGAACCACATCGCCCGCGCTGCATGCGGCTGAAAAGAGAATGCGCTCAGCGGCCCGTCCCTGATGGGTTGGAATGACATGCTTGAATCCGAAGATTTCCTTCACCACATTTTCAAATCGCCGGTAACTCTCGCTCCCCGCATAGGCCTCGTCGCCCCGCATAATAGCACTCCACTGGTTGGCACTCATGGCACCGGTGCCGCTGTCGGTGAGAAGATCGATAATCACATCCTGGGCATCAATCTGGAAGACATTGTAATCTGCCTGTTTGAGCACTTTCTCCCGGTGTTGGCGAGTGGTCATCCGGATCGGCTCGACCGATTTGATCTTGAACGGCTCGATTATGGTTCGGAAAGTGGTCCCAGCTTTGTTCAACTGATGGATCTCTTCTTTTCCCACGTTATCCCGCCGAAATCTCCATACGATTTTGAGAAGTGATAGTCACCAGGATAATGTGAATCCAACCTTGACATCCGTGTCCCGCTCTTTCACGTTTTTCGGCGGTTGGGAGTTATACTGGTCCCGCCAGGTTGCCGTGATCATGAACTTTTCGGATGGGGTGGGAATGGAGAGTGTAAACTGGTTATCAATGAGAAGATGGGCAGGGTTTCGGACCAGGGGTTGGATAAAGATCATGTAATTAACAGTGATTCCGCTATCGAACTTCTTTTTGTACTTGGGCCGAACCGACAGACGGTATTGTCTTCTTACTGCTTCGGCTTTGTAATCCTCTATCTCCCACAGATAGGCTACACTGACGGAAATTTCCTTCCCAGCCGTGTATTTTCCCCCGGCACCCAGTTGAACTCTTCTCTCGAGGAAGGTTGTGGAGTCGTACGCCCAGTACGACAGAAAGAATGGGGAAAAAGTCTCATGCGCCATGATCTCCAGGAGGAAAGAAGCGCTGCCATCGTGTTCGTAAAGAGCATCATTTAACTGTCCTCGCGTGTGGCTGACAGTGAATCTCACTTCACTGTCCGGCAGATTGATCCTTCCCAATTGCCCAAAGGGTTCTATGGACAGGTCTCCCGCATACTCACTGGACATTGCTACGGTATATGAAGTCAGGTGCGTATTCCCCTGCTGGGTTGTGAGAGATCCTGTGAAGGATCTTTCCCATTCCCCCGCCGAGACTGCTCCAACAGAAAGGACACTCAACAATATTACGACTCTTTTCATCTCTCCAAAACCTCAATTCGTCTCATTTTGAAACTAATTCATACGAAAAAGCCTTCCTGAGCAGTGGCTCCCGGAAGGCCTGTTTTGAGAATTCGAATGGCAGCTAATCCACCATTTCCGAACCGCCCAGAACGTCCTCAAGATTAAATCGACCTTCCTTTTCCATCTGCCGTGCCGCATCCACGATCGTCTTTCTTGCCATATTCACCTCTCGCTTCGGGATGGCCCCTTCCACGGGCTCATACATGGCCTGTTTTTTCTGCGGGAGGTTATTGAGAACCTTGTCCGAGGTCTCCTGAGGCAGACCCTTGAAAGCGAGTGCGATGGTATCCAGCTCGACCGTGTTCATGATTTCCCGAAGTAGGTTGTCGGGAAAGCTGAAGATGTCATCAAATGTTAGGTAGTACTTCTTGATCTCTTTCACCAGGTCAGGTGATTCCCGGGAGATGGTTTCAAGGTATCTCTCCTCCTCCTCGGGAGGCATCTGGCCCAGAATATCAGCGATACTCTTTCCCCCACCGCGGGAGAAGTCCACGGCCCGGGGAAGGAAGTGAGACTTATGTTCCAATTGCGTGGCCACATTCACGATCGCTTCCAGTGGAACTTCACTCAGATTACCCATTTCCATGAGTACCCTTCCTTTAACTTCCGGCGCTAGCCGGTTGATTACCACCATCCGCCTCTCGGATGAAACCTGGGCCGCGGCCATGGCGATAATGCGAGGCTCTTCCACTTCCAGAAGTGCCGCGAGCTGCTCATCTGCGAGACTGTCAAGGAATTCGAAGGGTCGTTTCGCATCGGTCACATCCGATTTCTGGAGTTTCCTCGAAATAAAGGCAAGATAGAATTCATCAACGACTTGCTTTTTGATTAAAGAGGAAACGGGCTCCATTTCACGGATCCGGCTACGGATTTTTCTCACCTCCGTTTCTCCCAACCCCTTAATGAGTTTAACCGCAAGGCCCTCTCCAAGAACGGAAAAGACTATGGCCACTTTATCCAGGCCGGACAGTCTGTTATATTCGGTAATCATCTCTCGCCTCTACTTTTTCTTTTTCTTCTTCCCCTTTTTTTCCTCTTCGGGGGGTGCTGCGGGAGGTGCCTCTTCAGGGGCCGGAGCCGCTTCAGCCTGAGGGGGTGCCTCTTCTTCCAGCCACTCCTTCACAATGCCGGTTGCCGTCTCGGGCTCACTCACGGCCGCGGACACGATGGACTGGCGCGTCGATTTGACTTCGGATTGGAGAACCGCCGGATCTTCACCGGGTGCAACCGGGGGAACCGATGGGGGTGGAGGCGGCGTGGGCGGAGGTGTCACTCGGGCCTCTCCGCCTTCAGATTTCGTCACTTTTTTTTTCGGGGGCCT
It encodes the following:
- a CDS encoding M28 family peptidase; this encodes MRRACLYLLLLPLVMPGQEDIYFSPVFDVSEVSKALQSISQSDLEAHLIFLASDATEGRETGHRGLQVAAHYIASQFRRIGLTSLNPDGSFFQQYEVLKSRLGEDPTLALLYEEGASQLKEIFQYKEDYFLSTRNLTSKLEIQSPVVFAGYGIVAPEYDYDDYAGIEVSHRIALVIEGEPDFDDARRFKGKEFTHFSNVREKLTEAKEKGAVALLVASNPKLDRIFTEKFKGWERWLHRESMMLPTSGKSVPLFFISTRTADRILEGAGKTLQELQTELDAGGDPVSQTLHDRYIRFTLDVEKETLVTQNVAGYSPGNDPKAGGEMIIISAHYDHLGVDEQGTISYGADDNGTGTSVLLEVAEAVATNPELPRRGYLFLAVSGEEKGLLGSQYYVGHPLMSLESTVANLNIDMVGRNAPDSIYVIGSNMMSEDLHRINEFAATKVKELHLNYRYNSLDDPNRFYYRSDHYNFAKNDIPVIFYFSGVHKDYHKPTDTVDKINFEKLDKVARLVFLTGWGVTQNITRPRKNAGQYPELPDKIMF
- a CDS encoding dipeptidase, coding for MKRTVTPVFLSLCAFLACTESVQDFHDRAYVADTHNDVLLRVMRGEDITQWTSSGHSDIPRLLAGGVDVQVFSVWINPSFFPLDSSFEQANAEIDALYELEGKAPGKFEMAKTYDDLLAIEETGKLAAVIGVEGGHHIENSLENLEHLFNRGMRYLTLTWNNSTTWATSARDEAEEEDLPFLGLTDFGREIVQTCNDLGVIVDVSHVGERTFWDIMQTTSKPVIASHSSAYALCPHYRNLKDDQLLAVKENGGVVFVNFYPSFIDSTFSARADQVEEDYANELDSLRALYDEDSDDFWGARIEVLEEPLAKVAPPIDILIDHIDHIVRLTGADHVGLGSDFDGISVPPQGLEDCTKFPAITEKLLDRGYSKSDVRKILGENFKRVFKEVVG
- a CDS encoding tryptophanase, with the protein product MGKEEIHQLNKAGTTFRTIIEPFKIKSVEPIRMTTRQHREKVLKQADYNVFQIDAQDVIIDLLTDSGTGAMSANQWSAIMRGDEAYAGSESYRRFENVVKEIFGFKHVIPTHQGRAAERILFSAACSAGDVVPNNSHFDTTRANIEFRGAIAEDLVIDEGKDPQNPYPFKGNMDVDKLESLIKKVGREKIPLCMLTVTNNSGGGQPVSMENIRNVKEILSRHDIPLYFDACRFAENAYLIKLRERGYGNKPVWEIVREMMSYGEGCTMSAKKDGLANIGGFLCTNSDHLAREERNLLILTEGFPTYGGLAGRDLEAVAVGLKEVLREEYLIYRVAETQYLGKFLEESGFPIVQPPGAHAIYIDAKASLPHIPSLEYPGEALVVELYRVGGIRTGEIGSVMFGKVDPKTGEETPAEMELVRLAIPRRVYTQSHIDYVIEACKRVWEKREQLRGFRIVEQAKFLRHFTAKFEPV
- a CDS encoding DUF481 domain-containing protein; translated protein: MKRVVILLSVLSVGAVSAGEWERSFTGSLTTQQGNTHLTSYTVAMSSEYAGDLSIEPFGQLGRINLPDSEVRFTVSHTRGQLNDALYEHDGSASFLLEIMAHETFSPFFLSYWAYDSTTFLERRVQLGAGGKYTAGKEISVSVAYLWEIEDYKAEAVRRQYRLSVRPKYKKKFDSGITVNYMIFIQPLVRNPAHLLIDNQFTLSIPTPSEKFMITATWRDQYNSQPPKNVKERDTDVKVGFTLSW
- a CDS encoding FliG C-terminal domain-containing protein; the protein is MITEYNRLSGLDKVAIVFSVLGEGLAVKLIKGLGETEVRKIRSRIREMEPVSSLIKKQVVDEFYLAFISRKLQKSDVTDAKRPFEFLDSLADEQLAALLEVEEPRIIAMAAAQVSSERRMVVINRLAPEVKGRVLMEMGNLSEVPLEAIVNVATQLEHKSHFLPRAVDFSRGGGKSIADILGQMPPEEEERYLETISRESPDLVKEIKKYYLTFDDIFSFPDNLLREIMNTVELDTIALAFKGLPQETSDKVLNNLPQKKQAMYEPVEGAIPKREVNMARKTIVDAARQMEKEGRFNLEDVLGGSEMVD